One Azospirillum sp. B510 genomic window carries:
- a CDS encoding IS5-like element ISAzs10 family transposase: MRGSDERSEGLFSYVSCEARVPATHPLRPIRAIVDEALEVMSPAFEGLYSKIGRPSIPPEKLLRALLLQAFYSVRSERQLMEQLDYNLLFRWFVGLSMDAPVWDVTVFTKNRERLLAGDVAAKFLATVLGQPKVKALLSDEHFSVDGTLIEAWASVKSFRPKDGSGEPPGPGRNGERDFHGEKRSNETHASTSDPEARLYRKGNGQPAKLAFMGHALMENRNALVVNVRLTAATGLAEREAAVSMVEAIPGRHRITVGADKAYDTKDFVANMRELGAAPHVAQNTRNRRSAIDGRTTRHPGYAVSLRIRKRIEEVFGWIKGAGLRKTRHRGTARVGWMFTLTAAAYNLIRLPKLLAAA; encoded by the coding sequence ATGCGGGGCTCGGACGAACGCAGCGAAGGTCTTTTCAGCTACGTGAGCTGCGAGGCACGGGTTCCGGCGACCCATCCATTGCGGCCGATCCGGGCCATCGTGGACGAAGCGCTGGAGGTGATGTCACCGGCGTTCGAGGGGCTGTACTCCAAGATCGGCCGGCCGTCGATCCCGCCGGAAAAGCTGCTGCGGGCGCTGCTGCTCCAGGCCTTCTACTCGGTGCGCTCGGAACGCCAGCTGATGGAACAGCTCGACTATAACCTGCTGTTCCGCTGGTTCGTCGGCTTGTCGATGGACGCTCCGGTGTGGGACGTGACGGTGTTCACCAAGAACCGGGAGCGTCTGCTGGCCGGGGATGTGGCGGCCAAGTTCCTGGCCACCGTGCTGGGCCAGCCGAAGGTGAAAGCGCTGCTGTCGGACGAGCACTTCTCGGTGGACGGGACGCTGATCGAAGCCTGGGCCAGCGTGAAGAGCTTCCGGCCCAAAGATGGCAGCGGTGAGCCGCCGGGGCCGGGACGCAACGGCGAACGCGACTTTCACGGCGAGAAGCGGTCCAACGAGACCCATGCCTCGACCAGCGACCCCGAGGCGCGGCTGTACCGCAAGGGCAACGGGCAGCCGGCGAAGCTGGCCTTCATGGGTCATGCGTTGATGGAGAACCGGAACGCCCTGGTGGTCAATGTCCGGCTCACCGCGGCGACCGGCTTGGCCGAGCGCGAGGCGGCGGTGTCCATGGTCGAGGCCATCCCCGGCCGCCACCGCATCACGGTGGGCGCCGACAAGGCCTACGACACCAAGGATTTCGTGGCGAACATGCGCGAGTTGGGCGCCGCCCCGCACGTCGCCCAGAACACCCGCAACCGCCGCTCGGCCATCGACGGCCGAACCACCCGCCACCCCGGCTATGCAGTCAGCCTACGAATCCGCAAGCGCATCGAGGAGGTGTTCGGCTGGATCAAAGGGGCCGGGCTACGCAAGACCCGCCATCGCGGCACGGCCCGTGTCGGCTGGATGTTCACCCTGACCGCCGCCGCCTACAACCTGATCCGCCTGCCAAAGCTACTGGCGGCGGCATAA